GGAAGGACGGCACGGCCCAGGTTCCATCTGCATTCTTGGAAAGGCCGAGGCGGGTCAGGATCGTTGCAGCTTCATCGTGGCCGATGCTAGCGCCGGTGAGCTGGTCTAGCTTGGCGAGATCAAGAGCCACTGGCTTCGTGAGCACCGGGGCTTCGCCTGCGGCCATCGTGACGGCCTCGGCGGTGCCACCGGCGATCTCAAGGATCAGTTTCACCGCCAGCGCGGAACCGGAGAGCACGCCATCCGGATTCACGCCGCGCTCGAAGCGGTAGGAGGAATCGGAAGAAAGCGCGGTGCGACGGGAGGTGCGGCGGATACGGGACGGAGTGAAATACGCCGACTCCAATAGGATATCGGTGGTGCCTTCGGTCACGCCGCTTTCCGCGCCGCCCATCACGCCGCCGAGGGCGAGAGCATGGCCGGCTTCATCGGAGATCACGCAATCCTCGGCTTGGAGGGGGTAGGTCTGATCGTCGAGTGCGAGGAACTCTTCGCCTTCCTTGGCAGTGCGGATGACGAGCGCGCCTGAAACCTTGGCGGCATCGAAGGCGTGCAGCGGCTGGCCAATTTCGTGCAGCACGAAGTTGGTGATATCGACGATGTTGTTGATTGGACGCAGGCCGATCGACTCGAGGCGCTCGGCAAGCCATGCCGGGCTGTCAGCGACCTTCACGCCGGAGATCTTCACGGCGGTGTAGAACGGGCAGGCATCGCTGGCTTCGATCTTCACGCCGTCTTGCGTGAAGGAGCCGCGTGCCGGGATTTCCAGCGGGGCCAGCGGCACTTCAAGCAGCGTGGCCATTTCACGGGCCATGCCGTAGTGGCTGAGCAGATCGGGACGGTTTGGCGTCACTTCGACTTCGAGAAGCACGTCGTTGTCGAAGAGCTCCTTCACCGGCTTTCCGATCGGTGCATCGTGCGGCAGGATCATCAGGCCGTCTTCCGCATCGACCAAGCCGATCTCGCTGGCCGCGCAGAGCATGCCCTTCGACTCGACACCACGCATCTTCGTCTCGCCGATGGTAAAACCACCGGGCAAGGCAGCGCCCGGGAGCGCGCAAGGAACGCGATCGCCGACCTTGTAGTTCTTCGCACCGCAAACGATCTGACGCAGCGCGCCTTCTCCGGCATCCACCTGTGTGACCTTGAGCTTGTCTGCATTGGGATGCTGGACAGCTTCCTTGATCTCCGCGACGACGACCTTGTCCGAGGACACTCCCTTCACTTCGATGCCTTCGACTTCGACGCCGGCGAAGGTGAGAAGCTTGTCGAGCTCGTCGGGGGTCTTGCCCTTCAGGTCAACGTGAGTCGCGAGCCAGTTCAGCGAAACGTTCATAGCCAAAAAATCTTCCGTGTTTTCCGTGTAATCCGTGGTGCTTCAGCTCAAGCGAACTGCTTCAGGAAGCGCGCGTCGTTCTCGATCAGCAGGCGGATGTCCTTGATGCCCCAGCGGATCATCGCGAGGCGATCGAGGCCCATGCCGAAGGCGAAGCCGGTGACCTTTGCCGGGTCATAGGCGCCATCATTCTTGCGTGAGGCGTTGATGGCCTCGAACACGGCGGGATCCACCATGCCGCAGCCGGCGACCTCGATCCAACGGGGATCCTGGCCCTTCACATGGAGCTTCACATCGATCTCGAAGCTGGGCTCGGTGAAGGGGAAGAAGTGCGGGCGGAAGCGGACCTCCGTTTCGGAGCCGAACATCTCCTGGAAGAAATATTCCAGCGTGCCCTTCAGGTCGCCCAGTGATACATCCTTGTCCACGTAGAGGCCTTCGAGCTGGTTGAAGACAGAAAGGTGGGTCGCATCGATCTCATCGCGGCGATAGGCGGAGCCGGGTGCGATGATGCGGACCGGCGGGACCTGCGATTCCATGGTGCGGACCTGCACGGAGGACGTGTGGGTGCGCAGCAGCTTGCCGGAGTCAAAGTAGAAGGTGTCCTTTTCGTTGCGCGCCGGGTGATCGGCGGGCGTGTTCAGGGCGTCGAAGCAGTGGAATTCGTCTTCGATTTCCGGACCTTCGGCGAGGGCGAAGCCCATGCGACGGAGGATCGAAATCGCTTGGTGGCGGAGAATCGTCAGCGGGTGAAGGGATCCGTGATGCAGCGCGCGGGAGGGCAGGGTGACGTCGATACCTTCGAGCGACTTCTTGTCCGCCGCGTCCTGCAGGCCTTGCTGCTTGCCTTCCAGTGCCGCGGTGATCGCGTTGCGGGCGGTATTGAGTAGCGCGCCCACGGCCGCTTTTTCTTCCTTCGGCACATCGCGCATGCCGGCGGAAACTTCGGTGAGCGTGCCCTTCTTGCCGAGCACAGCGACGCGGGCGTCCTCCAGCGAGCGGGTGTCCGTCGCGGCTTCGATCCGGGCCAATGCCTCGGCCTGAATGGCTTCGATCTGATCCTTCATGGGAAAGCGGGGCGCAGGGATTAGCCGCTGGCGGGGCGAGAGTCAAAGGCTTGTCTTCCGCCAAATCTGCCCAGGAAGGTCTCTGCCGGACAAATCGCTTTCCCCAGGCTACGGATCGGTGGAGCTTCCGCGCCATGAAACGGCGATTTTTCCTTCTGGCGGCGGCATTTCTCGGAGTTTCCCCGGTCTGTCCGGCGGAAGAGAAGGCCCCGGCCGAGGGACAGGAGGGTGGCTGGGTGATGGCCTATTTCCGCCAGCGCTATGAGGGCCGGGTAGAAATCGATGCCCAAGGGAAGGAGCATCAGGTCCCGCTGGCGGACCCGATGGCGGTGGAATACCTGCATCTGGCGATTTCGGCGGATGGTCGCAAGTGGACTCCGCTCAATGAGAACAAGCCGGTCTGGAACCAGCGGCTGCGCGATCCTTTCCTGCGGCGCGGGCCGGATGGGATGTGGCACCTGATGGGCACGGGCGGCGGGAATCTGCGGAAGGCGGAAGAGCGGGGATCCGGCCCGGTCTGTCTGCATGCGGTTTCGAGTGATCTGCTGAAATGGGATCTGGTGGAGGCGTTGCCCCTGATGAAGGGCGTGAAGGACGGAGAGGGCCGTCCGGTCCGGAACATCTGGGCGCCGGAGTGGTTCGCCGACCCAAAGAGCGGAGACACTTTTCTGATCTGGTCCTCGTCCTTTGAGGACGCGGGCTGGAAGAAGAGCCGGCTTTGGTATTCGCGGACGAAGGATTGGAAGACCTTCACTTCTGCAAAGGAGTTCTTCTCGGCGCCTTATTCTGTAATCGATGGGACCCTCCTGCTGGAGGGTGGGAAGTATTATCTCTTCCACAAGGAGGAGGAGTTCACCCGTGAAACCGGGGAACGCCGTGCCATCCGTGTGGCGGTGGCCGATCAGATCGAAGGGCCTTACAAGATCCATGAAGGGCCGCTGAACAAAGGTCAGATCGTTCCGGTGATCACGGAAGGTCCGAGCATCGTGCCGGATCCGAAAGGAGAAGGGTGGCTGCTTTTCTATGACTACTGCATGACGAACCGCTTCGGGCTTTCCTCGTCGAAGGACCTGTTGAATTGGGAGATTGAAGAGAAGGTCGAGTTTCCTGCCGACGCGCGGCATGGCAGTGTCTTCAAGGTGGATGCGAAGGAGTTGGAGGCATTGAAAGCCGCCTTCCCCGGGGAAACGCCATGATCTACTCCTTCCGGGTCGGGACATCCCTGAGTTCTGCCTCGGCTTCAAGGGCCTGAACCAAGCCCTGCATCACGAGGAGGTTGGAGTTCATTTTGGCCTCCAGCTCATCCAAGGAGGTCGGTTCCAAGTGGGTGAAGCCGGATTTTCGCCGGATCCGTGTGGCGGTTTTCACGCCTTCGTCCAGAAGGGTGTGCTGTTCCGCGGTGTTCAGGATGGTGCGGAAGTCTTTCACGAAGAGTGGATCGAGCAGGGGATCTTGGATCGCCGGAAGGGTCAGACCCACGTAATCCGTGGCAACCGGCTCTTCGATATAGGCAACCTGCTCTCCCAAGCGGGAACGGGTGTCTAGATATTCGTTTTCGGGAATCTCGCTTTTGGAGCAGGCGTCGGATGCCAGAAGCAGCTCCATCAAGGGCGCCGGATCCGAGGCCAGTTTTTCGGCGGCACTTCTCCGCATCCCGATGCAGCGGAACATGAAGTCCGCTGCGAGCTTGTCGGCTGCCGCGAGCTGTTCTTGGGAGAGTTTGAGGTCTCCCTGCATGGCGAGGACGTTGTAGAGAGAAAGAGGTCCCTCATTGGAGATCATCAGGGTCTGGAAGATCTCTGCGGACATGCTTGCTTGCCGGATGATGGTGTCGGCCGTGGCGCGGGCCTGATTGGTACGTGGGATGCCGTAGTTCTTCTCCAGTTGCTGGATGGCCAAGCGAGCCGGGCTGAGGTTGCGGGGTCTCTGATCCGCGGCTTGTGAAGGGCCACCCGTGGCTAGAGCGGCGGATGCGACGCTGCCAGAAGATGTCCAACCCGGTTTATCGGCAGTAGAGTGGACCAAGAGGCCGACTCCCAACAGGGCGAGCACGACAAGAGCGGCTGCGGCGTACTTCATGGATAGCAGGAGGGGTAAGAATCCAATGACCGACGTGCCGGCGAGCTTGGCTGCGTTCATCGCGCCGGTGGCGAGCGATGAAGACATCGAAATTCCGGCTTCCGCATCGGTGGCAAGGCCTGCTGCCAGTGCTGTTGCCAGCGCCGCGCTGCCGACTTGAGTGCCAAGCTTCAGCCGCAGGCGGTCCATGGCCCGGTCCACGCGCTTCTGGGCGGCTTCCACTGTGATGGAAAGGGAGGCGGCGATATCCCGCATGCTGAGTACCCGGTAGTGCCGGAGGAGGATAAGCTCTCGGTCTCCTTTCGCGAGGGAAGAGAGGGCTTCGTCCAAGGAGGCCTCGAGGTTCTTCCACAGAGCGAGCGGGGAATCCGTGGAAGAGCTTTCGAGATGATACCTTAGCCGTTCGCGTTTCCTGCATTCCCGCTCGCGGTGGTTCATCAGGTTCTTGGAGTTCAGGATCGCGGTAACGTGGAGCCATCCGGCCAAGGAATCGCGGGTCGAGAGAGAGCCAGCTTTCCGGGCCAAGGTGATGAAGGTCATTTGGGATGCCTCGGAGGCGAGTTGCCTGTCGCCACAGGTCCTCAACGCGGCCTTGTAAACGAGGCCGGCGTAGCGCTCCACGAGGGTTCGGAAGGCTGTTTCGGATTCGTGGATCTGCCATTGGCGGAGCAGATCGGCATCGGAGGATTCGGGCATTGCTTGAAAATGGACTGTTGAGCCAAGGGCCGGATCAGACAGGGAATTTAAACTTTCTCGTCGCGTCCGTGACCACCTCCCTCCTTGCCATCGGCTGCCCGGGCCGTCTGAATCCGCCCCGAAATGGCCCGTCCCGGATTGATTCTCAAGCTCAGCTGCCCTGACCAGCCTGGCATCGTCGCGAAGATTGCGAGTTATGTCGCCGGGCACCGGGGCAACCTGATCGAGTTTGCGCAGTTCACGGACAAGCTCTCCCTGCGCTTTTTCGCGCGATTGGAGATCGAGACCGGGGAACTGGATGTGGACCCGGAGGATTTCATCGAAGGCTTCGGCACGCTCGGACGCTCGATGAAGGCGGTGTGGCACTTCCGCCGCCTGCCTTACAAGATGCGCACGGCGGTGCTGGTGACGAAGACCGACCACTGCCTGAACGAGATCCTGTGGCGCGCGGAGATTGGCGAGATGCCGGTGGAGATCACCTCGATCATCGGCAACCGCGATACCTGCCGTCCGATCGCGGAGCGCGCCGGGATTCCGTTTCATCTGATCGAGATGGATGGCGAGGCCAAGGATGCGGGCTTCAAGAAGATCCGGCAGATCCTGGCGGATGAGAACGTGGAGCTCGCGGTGCTTGCCCGCTTCATGCAGATCATCCCGGATGACTTCTGCCGGGATTTCGCGGGACGGTTGATCAACATCCACCATAGCTTCCTGCCCGCCTTCATTGGAGCGAACCCTTACAAGCAGGCCTACGAGCGCGGGGTGAAGCTGATCGGCGCGACCTGTCACTACGTGACCGCGGATCTGGACGCTGGGCCGATTATCGAGCAGGAGGTCGAACGGGTGCAGCACTTCCACGCACCGAATGACCTCGTCCGCTTGGGGCGGAATTGCGAGCGGATCGCCTTGGCGAAGGGAATTCGTTACCACGTCCATGACCGCACGATCATCGACGGGCATCGGGCGATCGTGTTCCCGGATTGAGGGCCGGGGACCTTTGATATTTCCCGCCTGTTCCGCCTGTTATAACAGGGAAAATAACAGGTGGCGTTCCGGACGGTGCCGGTTTGGCAGTTGACAGGTTTCTTGTGGGGCTGCGTGCGGGACGCTTGGACATTTGCATGGGGCCATCATGGCCCCAAACCTGAGGTGCGATCTACTGCCAGACCGGAGCGGTTTTATGCGGGCTGGGCTTCCGGGCCGGGATTGGCCGCAGCCTTTCTGTCCCGCCGTTTCTTGGCCCGCAGGACGATGCCATCGAACATGAGGTAAACGACCGGGGTGGTGAAGAGGGTCAGCATTTGGCTAAGGGCAAGGCCACCAACGATCGCGTAGCCGAGGGGTTGGCGGAGTTCCGAGCCATCGCCGTGGCCGAGGGCCAGCGGGATGCCGCCGATCATGGCGGCGAGGGTAGTCATGAGAATGGGGCGGAAGCGCTTGATGCAGGCCTCGAAGATCGCCTTTTCCGGCTCCATCCCGTGATCGCGCTCCGCCTCGATGGCGAAGTCGATCATCATGATCGCGTTCTTTTTCACGATGCCGATAAGGAGAAGGATGCCGATGATCGCGATCACGCCGACGTCATGGCCGAAGGCCCAGAGCGTAAGCAGCGCGCCAAGACCGGCGGAGGGCAGCGTGGAGAGAATCGTCAGCGGGTGGATGTAGCTCTCATAGAGCATCCCGAGGATGATGTAGATGGCCACGAGAGCGGCGGCGATCAGGAGGGGCTGTGAGCGCAGGGAGTCCTGGAAGGCCTGAGCAGTGCCTTGGAAGCTGCCGATCACGGTGAGCGGCAGGCCCATTTCCTGGTTCGCTTTCTCCACCGCGGCCACGGCATCGCCGAGTGCGACATTGGGAGCGAGGTTGAAGGAAATCGTAACCGAGGGGTATTTCCCGAGGTGGTTCACCGAGAGTGGCTTGGTGCCGCCGGTGTTGAAGGTGATCAATGAGGAAAGGGGAACCTGGCCGCCGGTGATGGGGGACTTAAGGAAGATCTTGTCGAAGGTCGAGGGATCCTTCTGCAGTTCCGGAGGGACTTCGATGATGACCTTGTACTGGCTGACCTGGGTGTAGAACTGGGTCACCTGACGCTCGCCGAAGGCATTGTAGAGCGCGGAGTTGATGTCCTGGGCGGGGATGCCGAAGCGGCTGGCGGCCTGGCGGTCGATCTCGACATTCAGGGCCGGTGCTGCGGATTCCTGGTCGGAGGTCACATCACGGAGTTCGGGCAACTGCTTCATGCGCTCCATGATCTTCGGAGCCCATTCATTCAGCTCGTCCATGTCGGCATCGCGCAGGGCATACTGGAACTGCGTCTTCGACTGGAAGCCGCCCACGTTCAGGTCCTGCTGTGGCTGGAAGAACATGGTGATGCCCGGCACGCCCGAGGTGGACTTGCGGAGGCGGTTCATCACCTCGCCCACGGGATCGCGCTGGTCGCGTTCCTTCAGCGTGATGAAGAAGCGCGAGCTATTCATCGAGCCGCCGCCGCGGCCGCCGGAGCCGACGCGGTTTTGAAGGCCCTGGACGGCGGGATCGTTCTTGATGATCTCACCAATCTCCGCGACCCGCGCGGTCATGGCTTCGTAGGATATGTCCGGGGAGGCTTCAGCGGTGGCATTCATCAGGCCGGTGTCTTGCGAGGGGAAGAAGCCCTTCGGCATCTTCATGAAGACAAAGGCGGTGAGGCCGACGGTGATGACCAGAGAGAAGAGCGTGGATTTCCGGTGCCGCAGGACGAAGTGCAGCATGGATTCGTAGGTGCGCTCCAAGCCGCCGAAGAATTTCTCCAGCGCGCGTTCGAGTAATGCGAGGGGGGTTTTGCCCTTCGCAGGCTCATGATGGCGCAGGAAGCGCGAACACATCATCGGCACGAAGGTCAGCGAAACGAAGCCGGAGACGAGCACGGCCGCGGTCACGGTGACCGCGAATTCGCGGAACAGACGGCCCACGATGCCGCCCATGAGCAGCACGGGTATGAAGACCGCGATCAGGGAGAAGGTGATCGAAAGGATGGTGAAACCGATTTCCTTCGCGCCCTTCAAGGCCGCATCCATCGGCTTCATCCCGTCCTCGATGTGCCGGTAGATATTCTCCAGCATCACGATGGCGTCATCGATCACGAAGCCGACGGAGATCGTCAGCGCCATCAGCGAGAGATTGTTCAAGCTGAAGCCCAAAGCATACATGATCGCGAAGGTCGCGACGATGGAGATGGGCACCACGGCGCTGGCGATGAGGGTGGCCCGCATGTCCCGCAGGAAGGCGAAGACGACGACGGTCACCAGAACCACGGTCAGCACGAGGTGCATCTCAACCTCCGCCACGGAGGCACGGATGGTGCGGCTGCGATCGCTGAGCAGATCGATCTTCATTGCCGGCGGCATGGAGGCACGCAGCGCTGGCAGCAGGTCATTCACGCGGGCGATGGTGTCGATGACATTGGCATCGGCTTCCTTGCGGATGATGAGACCCACGCCCGGCTGGTTGTTCACCATGGCAGAGGAGCGCGCGGTTTCCGGTCCATCCACGGCCTGGCCCACGTCTCGCACGCGGATCGGAGCACCATTGCGATAGGCGAGGATCAGGTCGTTGTAGGGCTCCGCCTTGAGAAGCTGGTCGTTCGCGTAGATCGAGAAGCTCTGCCGGGGGCCATTGAGCGTGCCCTTTGGGGAGTTGATAGTGGCGGAAGCGATCACGCCGCGCACGTCA
This portion of the Luteolibacter luteus genome encodes:
- the purU gene encoding formyltetrahydrofolate deformylase → MARPGLILKLSCPDQPGIVAKIASYVAGHRGNLIEFAQFTDKLSLRFFARLEIETGELDVDPEDFIEGFGTLGRSMKAVWHFRRLPYKMRTAVLVTKTDHCLNEILWRAEIGEMPVEITSIIGNRDTCRPIAERAGIPFHLIEMDGEAKDAGFKKIRQILADENVELAVLARFMQIIPDDFCRDFAGRLINIHHSFLPAFIGANPYKQAYERGVKLIGATCHYVTADLDAGPIIEQEVERVQHFHAPNDLVRLGRNCERIALAKGIRYHVHDRTIIDGHRAIVFPD
- the pheT gene encoding phenylalanine--tRNA ligase subunit beta gives rise to the protein MNVSLNWLATHVDLKGKTPDELDKLLTFAGVEVEGIEVKGVSSDKVVVAEIKEAVQHPNADKLKVTQVDAGEGALRQIVCGAKNYKVGDRVPCALPGAALPGGFTIGETKMRGVESKGMLCAASEIGLVDAEDGLMILPHDAPIGKPVKELFDNDVLLEVEVTPNRPDLLSHYGMAREMATLLEVPLAPLEIPARGSFTQDGVKIEASDACPFYTAVKISGVKVADSPAWLAERLESIGLRPINNIVDITNFVLHEIGQPLHAFDAAKVSGALVIRTAKEGEEFLALDDQTYPLQAEDCVISDEAGHALALGGVMGGAESGVTEGTTDILLESAYFTPSRIRRTSRRTALSSDSSYRFERGVNPDGVLSGSALAVKLILEIAGGTAEAVTMAAGEAPVLTKPVALDLAKLDQLTGASIGHDEAATILTRLGLSKNADGTWAVPSFRADLQRHIDLVEEIVRVKGLDAVPSRFSGTFVPSSPVDAAYDADMRLRERLAGLGFHECQTIKLISDEQVIDALPLKPLLPGDTIRVSLPLSEDHAVMRPSLVPGLVASAARNIRQGTKALRFFEIGRVFRNAGGGKAKDLESDSLGILLSGPGLPASWAQSEAIADLYDLKAVVAALVPSTSLQLLPRQREGFALACDIQADGQNLGTFAMLLPSRQRDLDASGPVFVAELDLPKLRKLVGGKGTLEDLPQFPGSSRDFAMEAPAALANAEIERVLTSKVKEPLLTGFECFDVFVDPSGEKLAADRKSIAYRMHYRAADRTLKAEEVDAAHKAVVEALTSGLKVTQR
- a CDS encoding RNA polymerase sigma factor, with protein sequence MPESSDADLLRQWQIHESETAFRTLVERYAGLVYKAALRTCGDRQLASEASQMTFITLARKAGSLSTRDSLAGWLHVTAILNSKNLMNHRERECRKRERLRYHLESSSTDSPLALWKNLEASLDEALSSLAKGDRELILLRHYRVLSMRDIAASLSITVEAAQKRVDRAMDRLRLKLGTQVGSAALATALAAGLATDAEAGISMSSSLATGAMNAAKLAGTSVIGFLPLLLSMKYAAAALVVLALLGVGLLVHSTADKPGWTSSGSVASAALATGGPSQAADQRPRNLSPARLAIQQLEKNYGIPRTNQARATADTIIRQASMSAEIFQTLMISNEGPLSLYNVLAMQGDLKLSQEQLAAADKLAADFMFRCIGMRRSAAEKLASDPAPLMELLLASDACSKSEIPENEYLDTRSRLGEQVAYIEEPVATDYVGLTLPAIQDPLLDPLFVKDFRTILNTAEQHTLLDEGVKTATRIRRKSGFTHLEPTSLDELEAKMNSNLLVMQGLVQALEAEAELRDVPTRKE
- a CDS encoding multidrug efflux RND transporter permease subunit; its protein translation is MSISEPFIRRPIATMLLTIGILLTGIICFPFLAVAPLPQVEFPTIQVSANLPGASPETMASSVATPLENQLALIPGVTQMTSASGLGNVQITIQFDLNKNIDAAAQEVQAAISAAGGQLPTNLPSPPNFRKVNPADAPILILSLTSDVLPLTQVSDYASNVVAQQISQLSGVAQVDVMGEQKPAVRVQVDPAKLAALGLTLDDVRGVIASATINSPKGTLNGPRQSFSIYANDQLLKAEPYNDLILAYRNGAPIRVRDVGQAVDGPETARSSAMVNNQPGVGLIIRKEADANVIDTIARVNDLLPALRASMPPAMKIDLLSDRSRTIRASVAEVEMHLVLTVVLVTVVVFAFLRDMRATLIASAVVPISIVATFAIMYALGFSLNNLSLMALTISVGFVIDDAIVMLENIYRHIEDGMKPMDAALKGAKEIGFTILSITFSLIAVFIPVLLMGGIVGRLFREFAVTVTAAVLVSGFVSLTFVPMMCSRFLRHHEPAKGKTPLALLERALEKFFGGLERTYESMLHFVLRHRKSTLFSLVITVGLTAFVFMKMPKGFFPSQDTGLMNATAEASPDISYEAMTARVAEIGEIIKNDPAVQGLQNRVGSGGRGGGSMNSSRFFITLKERDQRDPVGEVMNRLRKSTSGVPGITMFFQPQQDLNVGGFQSKTQFQYALRDADMDELNEWAPKIMERMKQLPELRDVTSDQESAAPALNVEIDRQAASRFGIPAQDINSALYNAFGERQVTQFYTQVSQYKVIIEVPPELQKDPSTFDKIFLKSPITGGQVPLSSLITFNTGGTKPLSVNHLGKYPSVTISFNLAPNVALGDAVAAVEKANQEMGLPLTVIGSFQGTAQAFQDSLRSQPLLIAAALVAIYIILGMLYESYIHPLTILSTLPSAGLGALLTLWAFGHDVGVIAIIGILLLIGIVKKNAIMMIDFAIEAERDHGMEPEKAIFEACIKRFRPILMTTLAAMIGGIPLALGHGDGSELRQPLGYAIVGGLALSQMLTLFTTPVVYLMFDGIVLRAKKRRDRKAAANPGPEAQPA
- the pheS gene encoding phenylalanine--tRNA ligase subunit alpha, with the translated sequence MKDQIEAIQAEALARIEAATDTRSLEDARVAVLGKKGTLTEVSAGMRDVPKEEKAAVGALLNTARNAITAALEGKQQGLQDAADKKSLEGIDVTLPSRALHHGSLHPLTILRHQAISILRRMGFALAEGPEIEDEFHCFDALNTPADHPARNEKDTFYFDSGKLLRTHTSSVQVRTMESQVPPVRIIAPGSAYRRDEIDATHLSVFNQLEGLYVDKDVSLGDLKGTLEYFFQEMFGSETEVRFRPHFFPFTEPSFEIDVKLHVKGQDPRWIEVAGCGMVDPAVFEAINASRKNDGAYDPAKVTGFAFGMGLDRLAMIRWGIKDIRLLIENDARFLKQFA
- a CDS encoding glycoside hydrolase family 43 protein → MKRRFFLLAAAFLGVSPVCPAEEKAPAEGQEGGWVMAYFRQRYEGRVEIDAQGKEHQVPLADPMAVEYLHLAISADGRKWTPLNENKPVWNQRLRDPFLRRGPDGMWHLMGTGGGNLRKAEERGSGPVCLHAVSSDLLKWDLVEALPLMKGVKDGEGRPVRNIWAPEWFADPKSGDTFLIWSSSFEDAGWKKSRLWYSRTKDWKTFTSAKEFFSAPYSVIDGTLLLEGGKYYLFHKEEEFTRETGERRAIRVAVADQIEGPYKIHEGPLNKGQIVPVITEGPSIVPDPKGEGWLLFYDYCMTNRFGLSSSKDLLNWEIEEKVEFPADARHGSVFKVDAKELEALKAAFPGETP